From one Deinococcus sp. QL22 genomic stretch:
- a CDS encoding GNAT family N-acetyltransferase, protein MLELKPMTAASYATFLTTSLVSYAQEKVASGEWQPEDAPENARLEFAELLPQGVETPLQFLFDLHDFSRSEQVGVLWFALRGSAQRRRIFVYDVLIYPQFQRQGYAAKAFELLQEKAQTLEAKDIRLHVFGHNQGAIALYEKLGFVMTNIIMQLDLSASEGV, encoded by the coding sequence ATGCTCGAACTGAAACCCATGACGGCCGCTTCCTATGCCACTTTTTTGACGACGAGCCTCGTCAGCTATGCTCAAGAAAAAGTCGCCAGCGGGGAATGGCAGCCTGAAGACGCTCCTGAGAACGCGCGCCTTGAGTTTGCAGAGCTCTTACCTCAAGGGGTCGAAACCCCCCTCCAATTCCTGTTTGATCTGCATGATTTCTCCAGATCTGAACAGGTGGGCGTGTTGTGGTTTGCGCTGCGCGGTTCAGCCCAGCGCCGCCGCATTTTTGTCTATGACGTGCTGATCTATCCACAGTTCCAACGTCAAGGCTACGCCGCGAAGGCCTTTGAATTGTTGCAGGAAAAAGCGCAGACGCTGGAGGCCAAAGATATTCGGTTGCACGTGTTTGGGCACAACCAAGGCGCCATAGCGTTGTACGAAAAGCTGGGCTTTGTGATGACCAATATCATCATGCAATTGGATTTGTCCGCGTCTGAAGGCGTGTAG
- a CDS encoding NPCBM/NEW2 domain-containing protein: MSYALPRLLVGLTLPLALWSCSQPTSATAADPYSNGQSYPWSQTTALTPQSLTPGLNTLQYETALFARNSWGPMERNLSNGEQQAGDGKPLTLNGQVYAQGYGVHAGSELRFSLKGTNGAQCTRFTVDVGLDDEVGARGSVIFKVLLDGEVKRATLPLTGNSPTQQIDLNITGAQELTLIADSAGDGIDYDHADWADPKIYCNDQAAAVQMSLDRSELSIFHKLSGTLNATFSSTAQVAGPLTLRLENGDCL, translated from the coding sequence ATGTCGTATGCCCTGCCCCGCCTGTTGGTCGGTCTGACTTTACCCCTCGCTTTGTGGAGCTGCAGTCAGCCCACCAGTGCCACTGCGGCAGACCCCTATTCCAACGGCCAAAGCTACCCCTGGTCGCAGACCACGGCCCTGACCCCACAGTCGCTCACCCCCGGTCTCAATACCCTGCAATACGAGACCGCCCTTTTCGCCCGCAACAGTTGGGGACCGATGGAACGCAACCTCAGCAACGGCGAACAACAGGCCGGCGACGGCAAACCGTTGACCTTGAATGGCCAGGTATACGCTCAGGGCTACGGGGTGCACGCGGGCAGCGAACTGCGCTTCAGCCTGAAAGGCACGAACGGTGCACAGTGCACCCGCTTCACAGTCGATGTCGGCCTGGACGACGAAGTGGGCGCCAGAGGCAGTGTCATCTTTAAAGTCCTCCTCGACGGCGAAGTTAAGCGGGCCACCCTCCCCCTCACCGGCAACAGCCCAACTCAACAGATCGACCTGAATATCACGGGCGCTCAGGAATTGACCTTGATCGCGGACTCCGCGGGTGACGGCATCGATTATGACCACGCCGATTGGGCCGATCCCAAGATCTACTGCAACGATCAGGCGGCTGCAGTCCAGATGAGCCTCGACCGCTCCGAGCTCTCGATCTTCCACAAACTCAGCGGCACTCTGAACGCGACCTTTTCGTCGACCGCTCAGGTGGCTGGGCCGTTGACCTTGCGCCTGGAAAACGGGGATTGCCTTTAG
- a CDS encoding winged helix-turn-helix domain-containing protein, giving the protein MARPARRIDISEDADALLRELETSPSTHPKVRLRASILRLHRQGWSIPQLSAHFGRNHQAIHHDFTRFEERGIPGLSDECPPGQPSKVTPEMEQRFWNAPRLCECLAQQFGVGIRPRALANHLQRLGYSWKRARYSPAQTLDPELIAPHQASLETLKRGHWTAS; this is encoded by the coding sequence ATGGCCCGTCCTGCCCGCCGCATTGACATTTCTGAAGACGCTGATGCGCTGCTTCGAGAACTGGAGACCAGTCCATCTACCCACCCGAAGGTTCGTCTGCGGGCCAGCATTCTCCGGCTGCATCGACAGGGCTGGAGCATTCCCCAACTCTCCGCGCACTTTGGCCGGAACCATCAGGCCATCCACCACGACTTCACCCGTTTCGAAGAGCGCGGCATTCCAGGATTGAGCGACGAGTGTCCACCGGGACAGCCTTCGAAAGTGACCCCCGAGATGGAGCAGCGCTTCTGGAACGCTCCACGGCTGTGCGAGTGCCTCGCACAGCAGTTTGGGGTGGGGATTCGACCTCGTGCATTGGCCAATCACCTGCAACGCCTGGGGTATAGCTGGAAACGCGCCCGGTATTCACCGGCTCAGACGCTCGATCCTGAACTCATTGCCCCGCATCAGGCTTCTTTGGAAACCCTAAAAAGGGGGCACTGGACGGCAAGCTGA
- a CDS encoding transposase, with translation MKYLDQTGLSLMLSVGATWFKRGSGQQFEIPTRWGSSGRINLIGTYSLHACEEQLEVRELEGSCNGDQVIAYLNTLASGCDPDQLTVVVLDNAPFHKGAKLREQRASWEQQGLFLRYLPPYAPFLNLIEEVWRKLKGILMPRRCYNAVTELRAALVTGLKILGARFI, from the coding sequence CTGAAATATCTCGATCAGACCGGACTTTCTCTGATGTTATCGGTGGGAGCGACGTGGTTTAAGCGGGGTTCCGGGCAACAGTTTGAGATCCCCACTCGGTGGGGATCGTCGGGACGGATCAACCTCATCGGCACCTACAGCCTGCACGCCTGCGAAGAACAGCTCGAAGTTCGCGAACTGGAAGGCAGCTGCAACGGGGATCAGGTCATCGCGTATTTGAACACCTTGGCCTCCGGCTGTGACCCAGATCAGCTCACGGTCGTCGTCCTGGACAATGCGCCCTTTCACAAGGGCGCGAAACTCAGGGAACAACGCGCGTCTTGGGAACAGCAGGGGCTGTTCCTTCGATACCTTCCACCCTATGCGCCCTTTTTAAACCTCATTGAGGAGGTGTGGCGGAAGCTGAAGGGCATCTTGATGCCGCGTCGTTGTTACAACGCCGTGACTGAACTTCGGGCCGCACTCGTGACTGGGTTGAAGATTCTTGGGGCAAGATTTATCTAG
- a CDS encoding MFS transporter, with protein MTTLLTLPNFRRLWLGEVISLVGDRALLLALPYFIYQETGSTLATALLALSFYLPGLLLSSFAGVLADRWNRKRVLVTTHLLQGMVITLLLLAPLPGLIWVAYAVTFAELSISTLSTPVAGALLPALVPQENLMQANAALSLGTTGARLLGPVVGGVLMASLGIPGVVLFDAASFILAGLMFLRLQMSAPLTPDLPPQAVSLLHTWRDLGRQWREGLSVIWRSPVILTLMAVLSISSLGGTLVDPFYTPFLVAVLQADARTIGLLSALGGAGALVGSVVSSWWGGRASPRALIAFGTLLVGLLMLGMYSLSSLPLLFAFVPLLGIPMVVSNVALSTMIQKVTPDAYRGRIYGALGTTNALVGVLATVTAGLIGPHVGTVQMLITAACITLLGGMVALVFLPAGVEGSTTETHSRSSEL; from the coding sequence ATGACCACTCTCCTGACCCTTCCCAACTTCCGTCGGCTCTGGTTGGGCGAGGTGATCTCCCTGGTCGGTGACCGGGCCCTGCTTCTCGCCTTGCCCTACTTCATCTATCAGGAGACCGGATCCACCCTGGCCACCGCCCTCCTCGCACTGTCGTTTTACCTCCCGGGCCTGCTCTTGAGCTCGTTTGCAGGCGTCTTGGCCGACCGCTGGAACCGCAAGCGCGTGCTGGTGACCACGCACCTGCTCCAGGGCATGGTCATCACACTGCTGCTCCTCGCCCCGCTGCCGGGCTTGATCTGGGTAGCGTACGCGGTCACCTTCGCGGAACTCTCGATCAGTACGCTCTCGACGCCCGTCGCGGGCGCCCTGCTCCCTGCCCTCGTGCCCCAGGAGAACCTGATGCAGGCCAACGCCGCCCTCTCCCTGGGGACGACGGGTGCACGCCTGCTGGGCCCGGTGGTGGGCGGAGTGCTGATGGCCAGCCTCGGGATTCCCGGCGTCGTGCTCTTCGACGCCGCCTCGTTCATCTTGGCGGGCCTGATGTTCCTGCGGCTCCAAATGTCAGCACCCCTCACGCCAGACCTGCCGCCTCAAGCGGTGTCCCTGCTCCACACCTGGCGTGACCTGGGCCGTCAATGGCGGGAAGGACTGAGCGTCATCTGGCGCAGCCCGGTCATTTTGACCCTGATGGCTGTCCTGAGCATCAGCAGCCTGGGCGGCACACTGGTGGATCCGTTTTACACGCCGTTCCTGGTCGCGGTGTTGCAGGCAGACGCCCGAACCATCGGCCTGCTCAGCGCTCTGGGAGGCGCCGGCGCGCTCGTCGGGAGCGTGGTGTCCTCGTGGTGGGGTGGCCGCGCTTCCCCGCGTGCCCTGATCGCGTTTGGCACCCTCCTGGTCGGCCTCCTGATGCTGGGCATGTACAGCCTGTCGTCGCTGCCTCTCCTGTTCGCCTTCGTCCCCCTGCTCGGGATCCCGATGGTGGTCTCGAACGTCGCCCTCTCGACCATGATTCAGAAGGTGACCCCAGATGCCTACCGGGGGCGGATCTACGGCGCTCTAGGCACGACGAATGCGCTGGTGGGTGTGCTGGCCACGGTCACCGCCGGCCTGATTGGGCCGCACGTGGGGACGGTGCAGATGCTGATCACCGCAGCGTGCATCACGCTTTTGGGTGGGATGGTGGCGCTGGTCTTCCTTCCTGCAGGGGTGGAAGGCTCCACCACAGAAACTCATTCGCGTTCATCTGAACTGTGA
- a CDS encoding ParA family protein produces MRVYGITNVKGGAGKTHASIHLAYEAARLGKRVAVLDLDPTRQSVNWVELAGLGLPALHLDIKQSDLEAYIEQLRADGDFDVIVIDTPANDRDAALETLMVADVAIIPVGVGTSDTGMLGTTERQVKRALQLRPHLKTFILLNRTKFAPARERETEEECRKTGIPVLQARVPLRGDYQAAAGKVPKGEHYGDVWREINA; encoded by the coding sequence ATGCGCGTATATGGCATTACCAACGTCAAGGGCGGGGCCGGAAAAACGCACGCCTCTATTCATCTGGCCTACGAAGCCGCACGCTTGGGCAAGCGCGTGGCAGTCCTGGATCTTGACCCCACCCGGCAGAGCGTGAACTGGGTTGAGTTGGCCGGGCTGGGGCTGCCTGCTTTGCACCTGGACATCAAGCAAAGCGACCTCGAAGCGTACATTGAGCAGCTGCGGGCCGACGGTGACTTTGACGTGATCGTGATCGACACCCCGGCCAATGACCGCGACGCCGCCCTGGAGACGCTGATGGTGGCCGACGTGGCGATCATCCCGGTCGGAGTGGGCACCTCTGACACGGGCATGCTGGGCACCACCGAGCGCCAAGTCAAGCGGGCGCTGCAGCTGCGGCCCCATCTCAAGACCTTCATTCTGCTCAACCGTACCAAGTTCGCCCCCGCCCGCGAGCGCGAGACCGAAGAGGAATGCCGCAAGACGGGCATCCCGGTGCTGCAAGCCCGTGTGCCTCTTCGGGGCGACTATCAGGCAGCGGCGGGCAAGGTTCCCAAAGGCGAACATTACGGCGATGTGTGGCGGGAGATAAACGCATGA
- a CDS encoding S8 family serine peptidase, with amino-acid sequence MNTPLLSFPLLALPLLLAACGGPGEPEPVTPPTCSRFVSAAALRVSSVSPSAVRAPDWTAARMPGRVLILEDHTRLVAQNLRVLSTIRTQRISPNLTLAVTPAGQGDQAFASTLSAAGLRVQPDFVYSSLALPNDPGFPGNKGIAVQNVTLTQTYLTRVNAAGAWNHLESCGAAPVGALTAVLDSGADATHVDLKDRLLPGQSFVDTPANTDELGHGTGVAGLIGAATNNAVGLAGMTWSGRTVLPIKVLDAAGNTSTSDLTQGLNAAVAQRVKVINMSLGIPGDPGDAALDTALNAAAQTAVLVAAAGNTRGEGVYYPASNPNVIAVGAVGSSDTQLACYSARPNDTLTRRLDLVAPGGAGVDVCDDAQAGQDHLVLAPNNRYTTTAGTSEAAPLVSGVVALMRAANPDLTAPQTRALLLSSARVSGGLPLLDANAAVRAVLRK; translated from the coding sequence ATGAACACGCCCCTGCTTAGCTTCCCGCTTCTTGCCCTCCCTCTCCTGCTGGCAGCCTGCGGTGGACCGGGGGAGCCGGAACCTGTTACCCCCCCGACCTGTAGCCGGTTTGTGAGCGCCGCGGCACTCCGCGTGTCCAGCGTCAGTCCATCTGCTGTCCGGGCACCGGACTGGACTGCTGCGCGGATGCCTGGCCGGGTGCTGATTCTGGAGGATCACACCCGACTGGTCGCTCAGAACTTGCGGGTGCTCTCCACCATCCGCACGCAGCGCATCAGTCCGAACCTCACGTTGGCGGTCACGCCTGCAGGCCAGGGCGATCAGGCTTTTGCCTCCACCTTGTCCGCCGCCGGCTTGCGGGTTCAGCCAGATTTCGTGTACTCGTCGCTTGCCCTCCCCAATGATCCTGGCTTCCCTGGAAACAAGGGAATCGCCGTGCAGAATGTCACGCTCACGCAAACGTACTTGACCCGCGTGAATGCCGCCGGTGCCTGGAATCACCTGGAGAGTTGCGGCGCGGCGCCCGTTGGGGCGTTGACGGCTGTCTTGGACTCCGGAGCGGATGCCACCCATGTGGATCTCAAAGACCGCCTCCTTCCCGGGCAGTCGTTCGTGGACACCCCAGCGAACACCGACGAGTTGGGACACGGCACGGGCGTCGCTGGATTGATCGGCGCGGCCACGAACAATGCTGTGGGGCTGGCCGGGATGACCTGGAGTGGACGCACGGTGCTGCCCATCAAGGTGCTGGATGCTGCTGGGAACACCTCCACGAGTGATCTCACGCAGGGGCTGAATGCGGCCGTTGCTCAGCGCGTCAAAGTGATCAACATGAGCCTCGGCATTCCTGGAGATCCCGGAGACGCTGCCCTAGACACGGCTCTGAATGCGGCTGCGCAAACGGCCGTGCTGGTCGCTGCTGCGGGCAATACCCGTGGAGAGGGCGTGTACTATCCGGCCAGCAATCCCAACGTCATTGCCGTGGGTGCGGTCGGCAGCAGCGACACCCAACTGGCCTGTTACAGTGCCCGTCCGAACGACACCCTGACCCGTCGGCTGGATCTGGTCGCGCCTGGAGGGGCGGGCGTGGACGTGTGCGACGATGCACAAGCCGGTCAGGATCACCTCGTGTTGGCGCCCAACAACAGGTACACGACTACAGCGGGAACCAGCGAGGCGGCCCCATTGGTGAGTGGTGTGGTGGCCCTCATGCGGGCGGCGAATCCCGACCTGACGGCGCCTCAGACGCGCGCGCTGCTGCTCTCCAGCGCCAGAGTTTCGGGAGGACTTCCGCTCTTGGATGCCAATGCCGCCGTTCGTGCCGTTCTGAGGAAGTAA
- a CDS encoding helix-turn-helix domain-containing protein, protein MTVARTTAFQVRTPAQAEALLDFTYGARLLEQFLHPRTPSQAAHALAEPANRIAYHVRKLADAGLLHVAGHQGKRVLYQVVAQTFHVPRALVRLDEPLTLIEPVMRDITTAYAHAVLEWQARRDPQSSVGDGSQLTVHLDGSGQEESFTQTPEGPYPPAMRIRTVHLTPEHYQQAQAALDGLLTDLASEDDTSSAKKSTFIVMGFSGALHDT, encoded by the coding sequence ATGACCGTTGCCCGAACCACTGCCTTCCAGGTGAGGACGCCTGCACAGGCCGAAGCGCTGCTGGACTTCACCTACGGGGCCCGCCTGTTGGAACAGTTCCTGCACCCCCGCACCCCCAGCCAAGCCGCACACGCCCTGGCAGAACCGGCCAACCGCATTGCCTACCACGTCCGCAAACTCGCTGATGCTGGCCTCCTGCACGTCGCTGGACATCAAGGAAAACGCGTCCTGTACCAGGTGGTCGCACAAACCTTTCACGTTCCGCGTGCCCTCGTCCGGCTCGATGAACCCTTGACGCTGATCGAACCGGTCATGCGGGACATCACCACTGCCTATGCACACGCCGTTCTGGAGTGGCAGGCTCGGCGTGATCCACAGAGCTCAGTGGGTGACGGTTCACAGCTCACGGTGCACCTGGACGGAAGCGGGCAGGAGGAGAGTTTTACCCAAACGCCTGAAGGGCCGTACCCTCCCGCGATGCGCATCCGGACGGTTCACCTCACCCCCGAGCACTACCAGCAAGCTCAAGCGGCTCTCGACGGCCTTCTCACGGACCTCGCCTCAGAGGACGACACCTCCAGCGCGAAGAAAAGCACGTTCATCGTGATGGGTTTCTCGGGCGCGCTGCACGACACCTGA
- a CDS encoding LysM peptidoglycan-binding domain-containing protein: MYDTQAQAAAEVHALSRKAVSHFRLSPLLLLLLWSVSGAASLTSYTVRAGDTLFSLAQRSGTSVERLLQLNGSIRPVLKVGQVLRLPGSLFSPAAVLVRPVSSPVRGPLPQPRVSPPSLRLPRPDLSKISGPVTWPTAPAATVASFIGWLPLTSSSPIGDALPVRTYLHGLAFDRQTYNNCGPSALSAVLGFYRVQISQEAIQRTARPNGGYMQISAIAPELARFKLKTAVIRQGQLAQVKRLLALGIPVIVLQWYDRPGNINHFRVVRGYDDQAGIFWISDSMVGPLTYLSYRSFDVLWNTQSRQLFPVYPEGYDRLVQGLMAKGS; encoded by the coding sequence ATGTATGACACACAGGCTCAGGCCGCTGCAGAGGTTCACGCCCTATCCCGAAAGGCTGTTTCACACTTCCGGCTCTCCCCTCTGCTGCTCCTGCTCCTGTGGAGCGTCTCTGGGGCGGCGTCCCTGACGTCCTATACCGTCCGGGCGGGCGATACGCTGTTTAGTTTGGCGCAGCGCTCGGGCACCTCTGTGGAACGGCTCCTGCAGCTCAATGGGTCGATCCGTCCCGTCCTGAAGGTGGGTCAAGTCCTTCGGCTGCCCGGGTCTCTGTTCTCGCCGGCGGCCGTCTTAGTGCGCCCGGTCTCCAGCCCCGTTCGTGGGCCGTTGCCCCAACCCCGAGTGTCTCCCCCTTCTCTCCGGTTGCCCCGGCCTGACCTGTCCAAGATTTCCGGCCCCGTGACTTGGCCCACCGCGCCCGCAGCCACGGTGGCCAGCTTCATCGGTTGGTTGCCCTTGACGTCCAGTTCACCGATTGGGGACGCGTTGCCCGTGCGCACCTATCTCCACGGGCTGGCCTTTGACCGTCAGACCTACAACAACTGCGGCCCCAGTGCCCTCTCTGCAGTGCTGGGGTTTTACCGCGTGCAGATCAGTCAGGAGGCCATTCAGCGCACGGCCCGGCCCAACGGCGGCTACATGCAGATCAGCGCCATCGCCCCAGAATTGGCCCGCTTCAAGCTCAAAACAGCCGTGATTCGGCAAGGCCAACTCGCTCAAGTCAAGCGCCTGTTGGCCCTCGGGATTCCCGTGATCGTGCTGCAGTGGTACGACCGACCCGGCAATATCAACCATTTCCGGGTCGTGCGGGGCTATGACGACCAGGCCGGGATCTTCTGGATCAGTGACAGCATGGTGGGGCCGCTGACCTACCTGAGTTACCGCAGTTTCGACGTCCTCTGGAACACGCAGTCACGTCAACTGTTTCCGGTATATCCAGAAGGTTACGACCGCTTGGTGCAGGGACTGATGGCCAAAGGGAGCTAA
- a CDS encoding transposase, with amino-acid sequence MIRGACTSRSSEGSNHAGRVAREARELGIDVEVDHRQRAVVKVKFSITPCKNCAFKTDCTTAARRTVTFQERDRHEALLEWRSWTQTQEFAALYAERAGAEGTISVGVRVTGMRRSRYCGLTKTRLQHFCTVSALNLLRVADHLNGRPRAKTRVSAFTGLPAQVA; translated from the coding sequence ATGATCCGCGGCGCCTGCACCAGCCGCTCCTCAGAAGGGAGCAACCATGCTGGGCGGGTCGCCCGCGAAGCCCGCGAGCTGGGCATTGACGTTGAGGTCGACCATCGGCAGCGAGCCGTGGTGAAAGTAAAGTTCTCAATCACTCCATGCAAAAATTGTGCGTTCAAAACAGATTGCACTACGGCAGCGCGGCGTACCGTCACCTTCCAAGAGAGAGACCGTCATGAAGCCCTGTTGGAGTGGCGATCTTGGACACAAACCCAAGAGTTTGCGGCCCTGTACGCCGAGCGTGCCGGAGCCGAAGGCACCATCTCTGTCGGCGTCCGGGTGACCGGCATGCGCCGGTCACGTTATTGCGGGCTGACCAAGACACGTCTGCAACATTTCTGTACGGTCTCAGCGCTCAACTTGCTTCGCGTCGCTGATCATCTCAACGGGCGTCCCCGCGCCAAAACTCGCGTGTCTGCCTTCACAGGCCTTCCCGCACAAGTTGCCTGA
- a CDS encoding BTAD domain-containing putative transcriptional regulator, with protein sequence MDRGSNGGWGHRGAALRQYGLWRQRFTEELGAEPEAETQALAGQIRAGS encoded by the coding sequence GTGGACAGGGGGTCGAACGGAGGCTGGGGACATCGGGGGGCAGCCCTGCGGCAATACGGCCTGTGGCGGCAGCGGTTCACCGAGGAACTGGGCGCCGAGCCGGAGGCCGAAACGCAGGCTCTGGCCGGGCAGATCCGGGCGGGGTCGTGA
- the chrA gene encoding chromate efflux transporter: MTRPLDRRAPQHRVSFAEGAATWARIAALSFGGPAGQIAVMHRILVEDKRWISEERFLHALNYCMLLPGPEAQQLAIYIGWLLHGTKGGIVAGSLFVLPGFLSILILSIIYALYQETTLVQAVFFGLKAAVLVIVLEAVQRIGKRALKHPLLVVLAGLAFVALFFFNVPFPLVVLGAGLTGYFGSRVRPEVFQGGGGHGGPKSGEEVKAAVITAETAMRVIPSWNRFFRILSTGLAAWFGPLLLIGSVFGFGSVFWQLATFFSTMAVVTFGGAYAVLAYVAQQAVQVYGWLSPGEMLNGLGLAETTPGPLIQVVQYVGFLGAFRDPEGLTPLAAGVLASVVVTWATYVPCFLWIFLGAPYIEQLRGNRALSGALTAITAAVVGVILNLSVWFALNTLFAKVAELQVGPLRLYAPDWRTLSVPSLVLALIAAFALFRFKLGPIPTLAMTTVLGALYVLLLQGR; the protein is encoded by the coding sequence ATGACCCGACCTCTTGATCGTCGTGCCCCTCAACACCGCGTGTCTTTCGCGGAAGGGGCGGCCACTTGGGCCCGCATCGCGGCGCTGTCGTTCGGCGGCCCGGCCGGGCAAATCGCCGTGATGCACCGCATCTTGGTCGAGGACAAGCGCTGGATCAGTGAAGAGCGCTTCCTGCACGCCCTGAACTACTGCATGCTGCTCCCCGGCCCGGAAGCCCAGCAGCTGGCCATCTACATCGGCTGGCTGCTGCACGGCACCAAAGGGGGCATCGTCGCGGGCAGTCTGTTCGTCTTGCCGGGTTTCCTGTCCATCTTGATCCTCAGCATCATCTATGCCCTGTATCAGGAGACCACGCTGGTTCAAGCGGTGTTCTTCGGTCTGAAAGCCGCCGTGCTGGTTATCGTGCTCGAAGCCGTACAACGGATTGGGAAGCGTGCCTTGAAACACCCGCTCTTGGTGGTGCTGGCGGGCCTGGCGTTTGTCGCCCTCTTCTTCTTCAATGTGCCTTTCCCCCTCGTGGTGCTGGGGGCCGGGCTGACCGGGTACTTCGGAAGCCGCGTCCGTCCCGAAGTGTTTCAGGGAGGCGGGGGGCACGGCGGCCCCAAGTCTGGCGAAGAGGTGAAAGCCGCCGTGATTACTGCCGAGACCGCCATGCGGGTCATCCCCAGCTGGAACCGCTTCTTCCGCATCCTGTCCACCGGCCTCGCGGCGTGGTTCGGCCCGTTGCTGCTGATCGGCTCCGTCTTCGGGTTCGGCAGCGTCTTCTGGCAGCTGGCGACGTTCTTCAGCACGATGGCGGTGGTGACGTTCGGGGGGGCGTATGCCGTACTCGCTTACGTGGCGCAGCAGGCAGTGCAGGTCTACGGTTGGCTGAGCCCGGGGGAGATGCTCAACGGGTTGGGCTTGGCCGAAACGACCCCCGGCCCGCTCATTCAGGTCGTGCAGTACGTGGGCTTCCTGGGAGCCTTCCGTGACCCGGAGGGGTTAACGCCGCTGGCCGCGGGCGTCCTCGCATCGGTGGTCGTGACTTGGGCCACGTATGTGCCGTGCTTCCTGTGGATCTTCCTCGGGGCACCGTACATCGAGCAGCTGCGGGGCAACCGGGCGCTGTCGGGGGCCCTGACGGCGATTACGGCCGCGGTCGTGGGGGTGATCTTGAACCTGAGTGTGTGGTTCGCGCTCAACACCTTGTTTGCGAAAGTCGCTGAGCTGCAGGTCGGCCCCTTGCGCCTGTATGCGCCGGACTGGCGCACCTTGAGTGTGCCGTCTCTGGTGCTCGCTTTGATCGCTGCTTTCGCCCTGTTCCGCTTCAAGCTGGGCCCCATTCCGACGCTGGCCATGACCACCGTACTCGGCGCGCTGTACGTGCTGCTGCTTCAGGGCCGGTAG
- a CDS encoding maltose ABC transporter substrate-binding protein has translation MNKVLILLSLTLAASASAAPLTVWSHFTDAAEVSWLQTQAAAYTKASGNKVTIVSVPLDQIPDKLIQGAPKGQGPDLIVTLPQDRFGQLAASGVVEPLDRYILSTSDTDRTALSAMTYRGKVFGFPMFAEAMALIYNKALVPTPPTTWNEFISVAQKNTGNGKFGFLVDLTNAYANYGIFSAYGSYIFKNNAGTLNVKDVGVGNAGALKAVSLMNDLRYKYKLVPEGVSNDVVKSAFVDGRAAMIITGPWDMGDIKKAGIQYGITTLPTPPGATSKWSPFVGVQGVVLNAYGKNKNASAQFAKRLITSTSQVSFNQAGGRIPVSLAARTKLKADPVVTGFGKAISAGTPMPNVPQMGSVWGPWGSAVSQSVQKPNPNYASILEGALKEINSNIK, from the coding sequence GCAGGCCGCTGCGTATACCAAGGCCAGCGGCAACAAGGTCACCATCGTCAGCGTGCCCCTCGACCAAATTCCCGACAAGTTGATTCAGGGGGCGCCCAAAGGTCAGGGGCCAGACCTGATCGTGACCCTGCCGCAAGACCGCTTTGGGCAACTGGCCGCGTCGGGTGTGGTGGAACCACTTGACCGCTACATTCTCTCGACCTCGGATACCGACCGCACCGCCCTGAGTGCCATGACCTACCGGGGCAAAGTGTTCGGCTTTCCGATGTTTGCCGAAGCGATGGCGCTGATCTACAACAAAGCGCTGGTGCCCACGCCGCCCACCACTTGGAATGAATTTATCTCGGTGGCCCAGAAAAATACGGGGAACGGCAAGTTCGGCTTCTTGGTGGATCTCACCAACGCTTACGCCAACTACGGCATCTTCAGCGCTTACGGCAGTTACATCTTTAAAAATAATGCCGGAACCCTGAACGTGAAAGACGTGGGGGTCGGCAACGCGGGGGCGCTGAAGGCCGTATCGCTGATGAACGACCTGCGCTACAAATACAAGCTCGTGCCCGAAGGCGTGTCAAACGACGTCGTCAAAAGCGCGTTTGTGGATGGCCGCGCCGCCATGATCATCACCGGGCCGTGGGACATGGGCGACATCAAAAAAGCGGGGATTCAGTACGGCATCACCACGTTGCCAACCCCTCCCGGAGCCACCTCCAAGTGGTCGCCGTTCGTGGGCGTGCAGGGTGTGGTGCTGAACGCGTACGGCAAGAACAAGAATGCCTCGGCACAGTTTGCCAAACGGCTGATCACCAGCACGTCGCAGGTGTCGTTCAATCAGGCCGGTGGGCGCATTCCAGTCAGTCTGGCCGCCCGCACGAAATTGAAGGCAGACCCGGTGGTGACGGGGTTCGGCAAAGCGATCTCGGCAGGCACGCCCATGCCCAACGTGCCGCAGATGGGATCGGTCTGGGGGCCGTGGGGCAGCGCCGTCAGCCAGAGCGTACAGAAACCCAATCCCAACTACGCCTCCATTTTGGAGGGGGCCTTGAAGGAAATTAACAGCAACATCAAGTAG